In Macrobrachium rosenbergii isolate ZJJX-2024 chromosome 49, ASM4041242v1, whole genome shotgun sequence, the following are encoded in one genomic region:
- the LOC136832282 gene encoding dipeptidyl peptidase 1-like — MHRLALLALLFLCSKVSADTPANCTFDDVQGEWLFYETERTGDAKIDCDNMGPIIHKMTVKLMYPNVAEDEYGNRGTWTMIYNQGFEVKVSGRSFFAFSYYEQTGDDVVSMCDRTFTGWSRDITVRNWACYRAQKKQQVSPKIQTLQPTEYKSGLYKYNKDFIRSINAAQNSWVADVYPEYEHMTMMDHLRRAGGKASKILSRPTPAPATFVTRLRDLSLPPTWDWRNVSGINYVSPVRNQGNCGSCYAFASMAALEARVRILTNNHQQPVFAPQDVVGCSKLSQGCEGGFPFLIAGRYAQDVGVVEETCSPYEAKDDVCRTNTNCAKHYTAYYRYVGGYYGACNEEEMKLALVKGGPMPVGLEVYDDFLHYKGGIYHHTGLQDRFNPLELTNHAVLLVGYGEDEETGEKFWSIKNSWGESWGEGGYFRIRRGEDECAVESLGVEVVPIP, encoded by the exons ATGCATCGGTTAGCCTTGTTGGCGTTGCTGTTTCTATGCAGCAAGGTGTCGGCAGATACGCCAGCGAATTGCACCTTCGACGATGTACAGGGAGAATGGCTCTTCTATGAAACAGAGAGGACGGGAGACGCAAAAATTGACTGTGATAATATGG GACCAATCATCCACAAGATGACAGTAAAGCTCATGTATCCCAACGTAGCAGAGGATGAGTATGGAAACAGAGGGACCTGGACTATGATTTACAACCAAGGCTTTGAAGTCAAAGTTTCTGGAAGATCTTTCTTTGCGTTCTCCTACTACGAGCAG ACTGGAGATGACGTCGTTTCCATGTGCGACAGAACCTTCACTGGCTGGTCTCGAGACATTACAGTAAGAAACTGGGCATGCTACAGGGCACAGAAAAAACAACAAGTGTCACCAAAGATCCAAACTCTGCAACCAACAGAATAC AAAAGTGGACTATACAAGTACAACAAGGATTTTATCAGGAGCATCAATGCAGCACAGAACAGCTGGGTGGCAGATGTGTATCCTGAATATGAACACATGACTATGATGGACCATCTAAGACGAGCTGGTGGCAAAGC ATCAAAGATTCTCAGTAGACCCACTCCAGCTCCAGCAACTTTCGTAACTCGCTTACGTGACCTCTCATTGCCACCAACATGGGATTGGCGTAATGTCTCTGGCATTAACTATGTTTCACCTGTTAG AAACCAAGGTAACTGTGGGTCTTGCTATGCTTTTGCATCAATGGCTGCACTTGAAGCCCGAGTAAGGATACTTACAAACAACCACCAGCAGCCTGTGTTTGCACCTCAAGATGTTGTAGGATGCTCAAAGCTTTCTCAGGGTTGTGAAGGAGGTTTTCCATTCTTGATTGCTGGAAG GTATGCTCAGGATGTTGGTGTAGTTGAGGAGACGTGCTCACCATACGAAGCAAAAGACGATGTCTGCCGTACTAACACAAATTGTGCCAAGCACTACACAGCATACTATCGTTATGTGGGAG GATACTATGGGGCTTGTAATGAAGAGGAAATGAAGTTAGCCCTGGTAAAGGGAGGACCAATGCCTGTGGGGTTGGAAGTATATGACGACTTCCTTCATTACAAGGGTGGAATTTACCACCATACCGGTCTCCAGGACAGATTCAATCCCCTTGAG cTTACAAATCATGCAGTATTACTTGTTGGATATGGTGAAGATGAAGAAACTGGTGAAAAGTTCTGGAGCATCAAAAACTCCTGGGGAGAGTCTTGGGGAGAAGGAGGATACTTCAGAATCCGTCGAGGGGAAGACGAGTGTGCCGTTGagtctttgggagtggaagtggTACCAATACCATGA
- the LOC136832281 gene encoding uncharacterized protein isoform X1 → MAILYKDLYVKMASKLECSLQKWALDLSQRHKLFSHSHQLTPEHFSNLTKDEKLQPILTYLIRHVRPPEEQRQVKLNLKHAELRKKLIAGESEASPSEERFKLQAAIIDARTMVSSEAKEIQQLSQKKEEYQHQEVDFTRRLMLLKIVEKEREKEIQRCNSWDTQLKLLYDSLHTKRSKTSSGIDSDAMRALQSNLISIASLRHSINSGQLVSQDCIHKEKIQVWDEIRETVEEWGPRSLMLCLLGEVREGNRNLQSLIQRVDLARDAYELRLKCEKDGSFIDEMNPGGVIESVSELLGQMSAAHVKLYVEAHHINEAVASITRALNTLMNNIAAVAKRTYEDENVASSLVELIKENISLVGERAALNMTHTIIASLRERAKVAERARDVIRTKYAKIVSFNKEVKLGVESIHCLAISVKDGKLNVNNQIESVRSDVSDVLEAMVYPTPVLSDVLKNECLAFASVPLGYLLTTDVDQYGMLPKVKMTTTPMLWFDKSQVDAGSEALTTLGSSLLSWDGVYKKVVETVNHITSLKKQMEQLLSLKEAASSSQKKGKVITRQDVKELVERAKTNDEELEEELTRVTDLYEKKISEGSQHLTRVNKLLTEWWEQPAKKVIIKKSA, encoded by the exons ATGGCCATCCT atacaaggATCTCTATGTAAAGATGGCATCTAAGTTGGAATGCAGTTTACAGAAGTGGGCTTTAGACCTCTCCCAGCGACATAAATTATTTAGCCACAGTCACCAGCTCACTCCTGAGCATTTCTCCAA TTTGACAAAAGATGAGAAATTACAGCCCATACTCACATATTTGATAAGGCATGTTCGTCCACCAGAGGAACAGCGACAGGTCAAATTGAACCTTAAACATGCCGAGTTGcgaaaa AAGTTGATTGCAGGAGAAAGCGAAGCTTCTCCATCAGAAGAAAGGTTTAAACTTCAAGCTGCTATCATAGATGCAAGAACTATGGTCTCTTCTGAAGCTAAAGAAATTCAACAGTTGT CACAAAAGAAAGAGGAGTATCAGCACCAAGAAGTAGATTTCACTCGAAGGTTGATGCTGTTGAAAATTGTGGAGAAGGAACGGGAGAAAGAGATTCAACGCTGTAATTCTTGGGACACTCAGCTCAAGCTCTTGTACGATAGTCTTCACACAAAGAGGAGCAAGACTTCATCAGGGATTGATTCTGATGCCAtg AGAGCACTGCAGAGCAACTTAATAAGTATAGCAAGTTTGCGTCATTCTATTAATAGTGGACAGCTTGTCTCCCAAGACTGTATTCATAAAGAAAAG ATTCAGGTGTGGGACGAAATACGAGAAACTGTTGAAGAATGGGGACCAAGGAGTCTTATGCTTTGTCTACTTGGAGAAGTGAGAGAGGGCAATCGCAATTTGCAGTCGCTCATTCAGCGGGTTGATTTAGCAAGAGATGCATATGAATTAAG GTTGAAGTGTGAAAAAGATGGCTCATTTATTGATGAGATGAACCCAGGAGGCGTGATTGAATCTGTATCTGAGCTTTTAGGTCAAATGAGTGCAGCCCATGTGAAGTTGTATGTGGAAGCTCACCACATTAATGAAGCAGTTGCATCTATAACTCGTGCCCTGAACACCTTAATGAATAACATAGCTGCAGTTGCCAAG aGAACATATGAAGATGAAAACGTTGCTTCATCTCTGGTAgaactgataaaagaaaacatatcacTTGTGGGTGAACGTGCAGCTCTAAACATGACACACACCATTATTGCATCTCTGAGAGAACGCGCTAAAGTTGCAGAGAGAGCCCGAGACGTGATAAGGACAAAATATGCAAAGATTGTCAGTTTTAATAAGGAAGTT AAACTTGGAGTAGAGAGCATTCATTGTCTAGCCATCAGTGTTAAAGATGGCAAACTGAATGTAAACAATCAAATTGAGAGTGTCAGATCTGACGTCAGTGATGTTTTGGAAGCCATGGTTTATCCAACTCCAGTATTATCAGATGTGCTGAAGAATGAGTGTTTGGCATTTGCATCGGTCCCTCTTGGTTATCTTTTAACAACAGATGTTGACCA gTATGGGATGCTACCTAAAGTAAAGATGACCACAACTCCTATGTTATGGTTTGACAAAAGCCAAGTAGATGCTGGATCAGAAGCTTTAACCACATTGGGATCTAGCCTGTTAAGCTGGGATGGTGTATATAAAAAGGTAGTTGAAACTGTCAACCACATAACTTCCTTAAAGAAACAAATGGAACAGTTGCTATCTCTCAAGGAGGCAGCATCTTCATCTCAGAAGAAAGGGAAAGTCATCACACGGCAAGATGTAAAAG AACTAGTTGAGAGAGCTAAAACGAATGATGAGGAACTTGAGGAAGAATTAACGAGAGTGACAGATCTCTATGAGAAGAAAATCTCTGAGGGAAGCCAGCATCTTACCAGAGTTAACAAGCTACTCACAGAGTG gtggGAACAACCTGCCAAAAAGGTGATAATCAAGAAATCTGCTTAA
- the LOC136832281 gene encoding uncharacterized protein isoform X3 → MASKLECSLQKWALDLSQRHKLFSHSHQLTPEHFSNLTKDEKLQPILTYLIRHVRPPEEQRQVKLNLKHAELRKKLIAGESEASPSEERFKLQAAIIDARTMVSSEAKEIQQLSQKKEEYQHQEVDFTRRLMLLKIVEKEREKEIQRCNSWDTQLKLLYDSLHTKRSKTSSGIDSDAMRALQSNLISIASLRHSINSGQLVSQDCIHKEKIQVWDEIRETVEEWGPRSLMLCLLGEVREGNRNLQSLIQRVDLARDAYELRLKCEKDGSFIDEMNPGGVIESVSELLGQMSAAHVKLYVEAHHINEAVASITRALNTLMNNIAAVAKRTYEDENVASSLVELIKENISLVGERAALNMTHTIIASLRERAKVAERARDVIRTKYAKIVSFNKEVKLGVESIHCLAISVKDGKLNVNNQIESVRSDVSDVLEAMVYPTPVLSDVLKNECLAFASVPLGYLLTTDVDQYGMLPKVKMTTTPMLWFDKSQVDAGSEALTTLGSSLLSWDGVYKKVVETVNHITSLKKQMEQLLSLKEAASSSQKKGKVITRQDVKELVERAKTNDEELEEELTRVTDLYEKKISEGSQHLTRVNKLLTEWWEQPAKKVIIKKSA, encoded by the exons ATGGCATCTAAGTTGGAATGCAGTTTACAGAAGTGGGCTTTAGACCTCTCCCAGCGACATAAATTATTTAGCCACAGTCACCAGCTCACTCCTGAGCATTTCTCCAA TTTGACAAAAGATGAGAAATTACAGCCCATACTCACATATTTGATAAGGCATGTTCGTCCACCAGAGGAACAGCGACAGGTCAAATTGAACCTTAAACATGCCGAGTTGcgaaaa AAGTTGATTGCAGGAGAAAGCGAAGCTTCTCCATCAGAAGAAAGGTTTAAACTTCAAGCTGCTATCATAGATGCAAGAACTATGGTCTCTTCTGAAGCTAAAGAAATTCAACAGTTGT CACAAAAGAAAGAGGAGTATCAGCACCAAGAAGTAGATTTCACTCGAAGGTTGATGCTGTTGAAAATTGTGGAGAAGGAACGGGAGAAAGAGATTCAACGCTGTAATTCTTGGGACACTCAGCTCAAGCTCTTGTACGATAGTCTTCACACAAAGAGGAGCAAGACTTCATCAGGGATTGATTCTGATGCCAtg AGAGCACTGCAGAGCAACTTAATAAGTATAGCAAGTTTGCGTCATTCTATTAATAGTGGACAGCTTGTCTCCCAAGACTGTATTCATAAAGAAAAG ATTCAGGTGTGGGACGAAATACGAGAAACTGTTGAAGAATGGGGACCAAGGAGTCTTATGCTTTGTCTACTTGGAGAAGTGAGAGAGGGCAATCGCAATTTGCAGTCGCTCATTCAGCGGGTTGATTTAGCAAGAGATGCATATGAATTAAG GTTGAAGTGTGAAAAAGATGGCTCATTTATTGATGAGATGAACCCAGGAGGCGTGATTGAATCTGTATCTGAGCTTTTAGGTCAAATGAGTGCAGCCCATGTGAAGTTGTATGTGGAAGCTCACCACATTAATGAAGCAGTTGCATCTATAACTCGTGCCCTGAACACCTTAATGAATAACATAGCTGCAGTTGCCAAG aGAACATATGAAGATGAAAACGTTGCTTCATCTCTGGTAgaactgataaaagaaaacatatcacTTGTGGGTGAACGTGCAGCTCTAAACATGACACACACCATTATTGCATCTCTGAGAGAACGCGCTAAAGTTGCAGAGAGAGCCCGAGACGTGATAAGGACAAAATATGCAAAGATTGTCAGTTTTAATAAGGAAGTT AAACTTGGAGTAGAGAGCATTCATTGTCTAGCCATCAGTGTTAAAGATGGCAAACTGAATGTAAACAATCAAATTGAGAGTGTCAGATCTGACGTCAGTGATGTTTTGGAAGCCATGGTTTATCCAACTCCAGTATTATCAGATGTGCTGAAGAATGAGTGTTTGGCATTTGCATCGGTCCCTCTTGGTTATCTTTTAACAACAGATGTTGACCA gTATGGGATGCTACCTAAAGTAAAGATGACCACAACTCCTATGTTATGGTTTGACAAAAGCCAAGTAGATGCTGGATCAGAAGCTTTAACCACATTGGGATCTAGCCTGTTAAGCTGGGATGGTGTATATAAAAAGGTAGTTGAAACTGTCAACCACATAACTTCCTTAAAGAAACAAATGGAACAGTTGCTATCTCTCAAGGAGGCAGCATCTTCATCTCAGAAGAAAGGGAAAGTCATCACACGGCAAGATGTAAAAG AACTAGTTGAGAGAGCTAAAACGAATGATGAGGAACTTGAGGAAGAATTAACGAGAGTGACAGATCTCTATGAGAAGAAAATCTCTGAGGGAAGCCAGCATCTTACCAGAGTTAACAAGCTACTCACAGAGTG gtggGAACAACCTGCCAAAAAGGTGATAATCAAGAAATCTGCTTAA
- the LOC136832281 gene encoding uncharacterized protein isoform X2, whose protein sequence is MRYKDLYVKMASKLECSLQKWALDLSQRHKLFSHSHQLTPEHFSNLTKDEKLQPILTYLIRHVRPPEEQRQVKLNLKHAELRKKLIAGESEASPSEERFKLQAAIIDARTMVSSEAKEIQQLSQKKEEYQHQEVDFTRRLMLLKIVEKEREKEIQRCNSWDTQLKLLYDSLHTKRSKTSSGIDSDAMRALQSNLISIASLRHSINSGQLVSQDCIHKEKIQVWDEIRETVEEWGPRSLMLCLLGEVREGNRNLQSLIQRVDLARDAYELRLKCEKDGSFIDEMNPGGVIESVSELLGQMSAAHVKLYVEAHHINEAVASITRALNTLMNNIAAVAKRTYEDENVASSLVELIKENISLVGERAALNMTHTIIASLRERAKVAERARDVIRTKYAKIVSFNKEVKLGVESIHCLAISVKDGKLNVNNQIESVRSDVSDVLEAMVYPTPVLSDVLKNECLAFASVPLGYLLTTDVDQYGMLPKVKMTTTPMLWFDKSQVDAGSEALTTLGSSLLSWDGVYKKVVETVNHITSLKKQMEQLLSLKEAASSSQKKGKVITRQDVKELVERAKTNDEELEEELTRVTDLYEKKISEGSQHLTRVNKLLTEWWEQPAKKVIIKKSA, encoded by the exons ATGAG atacaaggATCTCTATGTAAAGATGGCATCTAAGTTGGAATGCAGTTTACAGAAGTGGGCTTTAGACCTCTCCCAGCGACATAAATTATTTAGCCACAGTCACCAGCTCACTCCTGAGCATTTCTCCAA TTTGACAAAAGATGAGAAATTACAGCCCATACTCACATATTTGATAAGGCATGTTCGTCCACCAGAGGAACAGCGACAGGTCAAATTGAACCTTAAACATGCCGAGTTGcgaaaa AAGTTGATTGCAGGAGAAAGCGAAGCTTCTCCATCAGAAGAAAGGTTTAAACTTCAAGCTGCTATCATAGATGCAAGAACTATGGTCTCTTCTGAAGCTAAAGAAATTCAACAGTTGT CACAAAAGAAAGAGGAGTATCAGCACCAAGAAGTAGATTTCACTCGAAGGTTGATGCTGTTGAAAATTGTGGAGAAGGAACGGGAGAAAGAGATTCAACGCTGTAATTCTTGGGACACTCAGCTCAAGCTCTTGTACGATAGTCTTCACACAAAGAGGAGCAAGACTTCATCAGGGATTGATTCTGATGCCAtg AGAGCACTGCAGAGCAACTTAATAAGTATAGCAAGTTTGCGTCATTCTATTAATAGTGGACAGCTTGTCTCCCAAGACTGTATTCATAAAGAAAAG ATTCAGGTGTGGGACGAAATACGAGAAACTGTTGAAGAATGGGGACCAAGGAGTCTTATGCTTTGTCTACTTGGAGAAGTGAGAGAGGGCAATCGCAATTTGCAGTCGCTCATTCAGCGGGTTGATTTAGCAAGAGATGCATATGAATTAAG GTTGAAGTGTGAAAAAGATGGCTCATTTATTGATGAGATGAACCCAGGAGGCGTGATTGAATCTGTATCTGAGCTTTTAGGTCAAATGAGTGCAGCCCATGTGAAGTTGTATGTGGAAGCTCACCACATTAATGAAGCAGTTGCATCTATAACTCGTGCCCTGAACACCTTAATGAATAACATAGCTGCAGTTGCCAAG aGAACATATGAAGATGAAAACGTTGCTTCATCTCTGGTAgaactgataaaagaaaacatatcacTTGTGGGTGAACGTGCAGCTCTAAACATGACACACACCATTATTGCATCTCTGAGAGAACGCGCTAAAGTTGCAGAGAGAGCCCGAGACGTGATAAGGACAAAATATGCAAAGATTGTCAGTTTTAATAAGGAAGTT AAACTTGGAGTAGAGAGCATTCATTGTCTAGCCATCAGTGTTAAAGATGGCAAACTGAATGTAAACAATCAAATTGAGAGTGTCAGATCTGACGTCAGTGATGTTTTGGAAGCCATGGTTTATCCAACTCCAGTATTATCAGATGTGCTGAAGAATGAGTGTTTGGCATTTGCATCGGTCCCTCTTGGTTATCTTTTAACAACAGATGTTGACCA gTATGGGATGCTACCTAAAGTAAAGATGACCACAACTCCTATGTTATGGTTTGACAAAAGCCAAGTAGATGCTGGATCAGAAGCTTTAACCACATTGGGATCTAGCCTGTTAAGCTGGGATGGTGTATATAAAAAGGTAGTTGAAACTGTCAACCACATAACTTCCTTAAAGAAACAAATGGAACAGTTGCTATCTCTCAAGGAGGCAGCATCTTCATCTCAGAAGAAAGGGAAAGTCATCACACGGCAAGATGTAAAAG AACTAGTTGAGAGAGCTAAAACGAATGATGAGGAACTTGAGGAAGAATTAACGAGAGTGACAGATCTCTATGAGAAGAAAATCTCTGAGGGAAGCCAGCATCTTACCAGAGTTAACAAGCTACTCACAGAGTG gtggGAACAACCTGCCAAAAAGGTGATAATCAAGAAATCTGCTTAA